In one window of Henckelia pumila isolate YLH828 chromosome 1, ASM3356847v2, whole genome shotgun sequence DNA:
- the LOC140872365 gene encoding uncharacterized protein — protein MADQNGNHPNLELLIAQAVQRALAERDEANIPHPDHNAHLEEIKKLKEEMEQLRKKQAEYLATTIRNIPFTQEILDADLPKQFKLPHVGEYDGKGDPEEHLARFENAALLHKYSDPIKCRAFLTTLIGPAQQWFNTLRAGEIKEFKDFSKSFLHHFASSKKHPTTTFSLFAIKQQEHENLRAYIRRFSALALEVPMATPDLLISAFMQGLDTKDFLKSLIKRPPETYEELLARAEKYVNMEEIQVSRAAVKRERPKSPKGNRVPSNGTGMGQPFRPALLGEFSSFTPLRMSKVRALQICDDRKLTQRPPWTEKGPRNRESDKYCHFHNEYGHITENCRQLDQEIERIIQQHAELKNILTRQEGYRPNKRQQERPRQRARTAPPHEDFNHPNQGQPDDDRAHQRPAPPARGIINMIFGGPTDGDSNRARKTSSRKLINMEIGNQIFHTGPTLSFGPEDLKGVSSNHNDALVIRATVANYDVARIFVDSGSSVNVLFQEAINQMDLGQYKMEPVVTSLFGFTGHAIRPVGLVHLPLTLGKNNTRKTRIVSFIIVDAPSAYNAILGRPAMTTFMAVASALHQKMKFPVGNEVGEVQGDQVISRKCYVEEVRIEQKVARTDNRDRPGIFGMEKINLIEDTSVTTEEETEEVIISPPFGVVKIARTLETELKRTLLECLQKNKDVFAWSVSDLVGVHREISEHKLNVIKGYRPIIQKKRHFGPEKDAVIKEQVDELLKAGHIEEIHFPTWLSNIVLVPKSTGKWRMCVDFRDLNKACPKDCYPLPRIDQLVDSTAGHELLSFLDAYHGYHQIPLAK, from the coding sequence aTGGCTGATCAGAATGGAAATCATCCTAATTTAGAGTTGTTAATAGCTCAGGCTGTTCAGAGGGCTTTGGCAGAGAGGGATGAGGCAAATATTCCGCACCCCGATCATAATGCCCACCTCGAGGAGATCAAAAAATTGAAGGAAGAAATGGAGCAGCTCAGGAAGAAGCAGGCCGAGTACCTAGCTACCACAATCAGAAACATTCCTTTTACTCAGGAGATATTGGACGCTGACCTTCccaaacaatttaaattgccCCACGTCGGGGAGTACGATGGTAAAGGCGATCCAGAGGAACATTTAGCACGCTTCGAGAATGCAGCTCTGCTGCATAAATATTCGGATCCGATCAAGTGTAGGGCTTTCCTTACTACTCTCATAGGACCAGCCCAGCAATGGTTCAATACGTTACGCGCTGGGGAGATCAAGGAATTCAAGGATTTTAGCAAATCCTTTTTGCATCACTTTGCTAGTAGCAAAAAGCATCCTACCACTACTTTCAGTCTCTTTGCAATCAAACAACAGGAACATGAAAATTTGAGGGCATACATTCGAAGGTTTAGTGCCTTGGCTCTCGAGGTACCCATGGCTACCCCAGACCTGCTCATCAGCGCATTCATGCAAGGGCTGGATACAAAAGATTTTcttaaatctttaataaaaagGCCGCCGGAGACATATGAGGAATTACTTGCCCGAGCTGAGAAATATGTCAACATGGAAGAGATTCAGGTCTCGCGAGCAGCTGTGAAGAGGGAGCGACCAAAAAGTCCAAAGGGCAATAGGGTTCCGAGCAATGGGACAGGAATGGGACAACCATTCCGACCTGCGCTGTTGGGAGAATTCAGCTCTTTCACTCCCTTGCGCATGAGTAAAGTCCGAGCCCTCCAAATTTGTGATGATCGGAAGCTCACACAAAGGCCTCCATGGACTGAGAAGGGACCTCGGAATAGGGAATCAGATAAATATTGTCACTTTCATAATGAGTATGGGCATATTACTGAGAACTGTCGTCAATTAGATCAAGAGATTGAAAGAATAATACAACAACATgctgaattaaaaaatatattgaccCGTCAAGAGGGATATCGCCCGAACAAGAGACAGCAAGAAAGACCGAGGCAAAGAGCCAGGACTGCTCCTCCCCATGAAGATTTCAATCATCCGAATCAGGGCCAGCCCGACGATGACCGAGCTCATCAAAGACCAGCTCCGCCTGCTAGAGGAATTATAAACATGATTTTTGGAGGCCCTACTGACGGAGATTCCAACCGAGCTAGGAAAACTAGCAgtagaaaattaataaatatggagATTGGGAATCAAATCTTCCATACTGGCCCGACCCTCTCCTTTGGTCCAGAAGATTTGAAAGGGGTTTCCAGCAACCATAACGATGCGCTGGTAATAAGGGCCACAGTCGCAAACTATGACGTAGCTCGGATATTCGTGGATTCAGGCAGTTCAGTCAATGTTTTATTCCAAGAAGCAATAAATCAAATGGATTTGGGACAGTACAAGATGGAGCCTGTGGTAACATCACTCTTTGGTTTCACGGGTCATGCCATCCGACCTGTTGGATTAGTCCACCTACCCTTAACTCTTGGAAAAAACAACACTCGCAAAACCCGAATTGTAAGTTTCATTATAGTGGATGCCCCATCCGCTTATAATGCTATACTAGGCAGACCTGCCATGACCACTTTCATGGCTGTGGCATCAGCTCTGCATCAGAAAATGAAATTCCCAGTGGGTAATGAGGTTGGGGAGGTGCAAGGTGATCAAGTTATTTCGCGCAAGTGTTATGTGGAGGAGGTCAGAATAGAGCAAAAAGTAGCCAGGACTGATAATCGCGACCGACCTGGAATTTTTGGCATGGAAAAAATCAACTTGATAGAAGATACATCTGTCACCACTGAAGAAGAAACTGAAGAAGTAATAATCTCCCCTCCTTTCGGGGTAGTAAAAATTGCTCGAACCCTGGAAACAGAGTTGAAGCGAACACTGCTGGAATGcttgcaaaaaaataaagacgTCTTTGCATGGTCAGTTTCAGACCTGGTAGGGGTCCATCGGGAAATATCAGAACACAAGCTCAATGTGATAAAAGGTTATCGCCCTATTATTCAAAAGAAACGACACTTCGGTCCTGAAAAGGATGCAGTAATAAAGGAGCAGGTGGACGAGTTACTCAAGGCGGGGCACATTGAAGAAATCCACTTCCCGACCTGGTTGTCCAACATAGTCCTAGTTCCAAAGTCTACGGGAAAATGGCGCATGTGTGTAGATTTTCGAGATTTGAATAAAGCATGCCCTAAAGATTGTTACCCCCTACCTAGAATCGATCAGCTGGTTGATTCGACTGCAGGGCATGAATTACTCAGTTTCTTGGATGCTTATCATGGATATCACCAAATTCCCTTGGCAAAATAG